In Methanoregula formicica SMSP, the DNA window CGTTGGCTTGGCTGAAGAGATTGATAAGAAATTCTTTGGAAAGGAACTGCCGATCAAGGTCAGGATCGCCATCTCCTCCTGCCCGAACGGCTGCGAGAGTGAGCGGCTCAACGAGATCGGGATCACCGGCATCCAGCGGCCGATCCGCGACCCCGGCCTCTGCACCGGCTGCGGCACCTGCACTCATTACTGCCGGGAGAAGGCCATCGAGGTCCAGGACGGCGTCATCGTCCTCCATGCCGGCAAATGCATGGAATGCGGGTTCTGCATCAAACCCTGCCCGTTCCACATCATCCAGGGATCCCCTCCGGAGTACCGCATCACCGTGGGAGGTCACCGCGGCCGGCACCCTAAGATCGGCCGGCACCTCATCGATGTAAAGACACCGGAGGAAGTGATCCGGGTCGTTGACAAGGTTATTTACTGGATCTATCGCCAGGCCTCGACCGGCTCACTCCTGCCCGAGCAGCTGGACGAGCTCGAGTTCGATGAGTTCAAGAAGACGATTGTCAAGATGATCGAAGGATAGTTCCCCTCTTCTTTTCTCGCAGATCCTGAAACGTCCCGCAATCCTTATCCTTGTTGCCGATCCATTGCCGCGTAAGGCACCCGAGTGGTGCCGGGGTGAACCATCATGAACATGGTCTGGGACAGGCACGTATCGAACGGAATCCGCGAACTGGGCTATGATGTCAAGACACACACCATGGCCGTAGTATTTCCTGGCGGGGTCACGAAGTACCATGCGCCGGTACCTTACCCGGTCTATGCCGCGATCTTCCATGCAACCTTCCCCGAGAGGCTCTACCGGCAGACCGTTGAGGCGCAGATCCCGACAGTGAACGCCTCCTGAACAAAAAGTATGACGGGAGACAAGGGCTGTTGTAGCATTACCTTAGAGACCGATCTGTTTTTTATGACCCAATTATCTCATGGTCTGTGACCGATAGCAACAGCTGGCAGGGGAACCGGATCAAAGAAAAAGATTGTTGGTGAACAGTCTGGTTCACATCAGTAGCTGATCGTCCGCATGGCACGGAGCGTGTCGGGCTCCATCCTGCGGTAATAGGACTTGGGGTGGCCGCAGGAAGGGCACTTCCAGTCTGCGGGGAGGTCGGCGAAGGCCGTGCCGGCCGGGATCGGGGTTGCTGCCATGACCTTGCCCTCATAGAGTTCCATCCTGTCTGTGTTGACCAGGATCGTGTTGTTGAACGCCTTGGTCTCTCCTACTGCCGGGTCATAGATATGACCGCACATCATACACACATACTTGTCCATCGTGATAACCTCTGGATATAGGTAACATAATCCTATTATCATTAACCCCTTATTAGCGTATTGAAATTAATGGGTTCAGGGTGGGCTGATTGATGTTGGTGAACTATGAGAAATCTTCTATAAAGGGGGGGTACCCATCCCTCTCCCACCATGACCCGCCCCCCATTGGCCCGTTTCAGAGTCCGCAGGAAGGGACCCCTTCCTCCCCCATAAAGAATCGGGGGACACTGGGCCTTGCGGTTTCCCCTTTTCCTTATCATGATACTATTTTAGTCAGCTGCACCCAATCAGGTACAGGAATTCCCATGGCCTCCCTGTCGATTGATATCCTCTTTGATGCCGCCATCCGTATCCAGATCAGCGAACGGTCAGTCTCGCTCACATTCACGGGCGATGCGATCCGGATCCGGTTCCCCACCACGAGGAGACTCGCTGAATTCCTCGGTGTCCCCCACTACTATATCCTCCCGTACTTTGCCATGATGGAAGAAGAGGAACTGATCACCCGCGCAGAACGTGTCGGCATCCTGACTACCGCCAAGGGAAGCCGGAAGATGCTGGACCTGATGAAGGAGAAGTACTCCGGCGATATCTCCCGGATCATCCCCCCGGACCTTTTCAACAAGATCGCAAAGTGACCGGCCTATTTTTTAAATGTACTTTACTCAGAAAAAAAATCAATGAAATCTGATGCAAACCATTTGTTTACCAGTTGATTGAAAGATTATTTTACTTTTTACGAAAAGAAACATTCAATTATTACTCTTTGAAAAATTGATTCCGGTCATACTATGAAAAAGAGTGTGTATATCGGATCGATTGCAGTGATCATTGCAGTCCTGTTTGTTTCCGCCCTCATTGCAGGGTGCACCAGTACCCCTTCCAAGACCGCAGCAGCACCAACGACTGCTGCACCGGCAGCCGCAACCACTGCAGCGCCGGCAGCCCCGGTCACAACCGAGAGCGGCAAGGAGACGCTCGTCATCGCGACAACAACGAGCCTCTACGACACCGGGCTGCTCGATTATCTCCAGCCGATGTTTGAGAAACAGTATAACGTCAAGCTGAAGATCACCTCCCAGGGCACCGGCAAGGCCATCGAGCTTGCCAAGAAGGGAGACGCCGACGTGCTGCTCGTCCACTCCCCCAGTCAGGAACTCGCCTTCATGAAGGACGGGTACGGCCTGAACCGCCGCTCGTTTGCATCGAACTCGTTCATCATCGTCGGACCTGAATCCGATCCCGCAGGCATCAAGGACATGACCCCCGAGAAGGCCTTCACCACGCTGCTCGTGAAGGGCACCAACAAGACCGCAGGCGTCTCCTTCGTCTCCCGCGGCGACAATTCTGGTACCCACTCTGCCGAAAAGACCGTCTGGTCCAAGGCCGGGTACAACTACACGACCCAGGTCCAGAAGTCCGGTGACTGGTATGTAGAGGCCGGCAAGGGTATGGGCGAGACCCTCCAGATGGCAAGCGAGAAGGGAGCATACGCCCTCACCGATGAAGGTACCTACCTTGCGTACAAGAAGGATCTGAAAATGACTCCTCTCGTCACCAAGGGTGCGAGCCTCCTGAACATCTACAGTGTCATGGCAGTGTACAACGACAAGCAGCCGGTCGAGAAGATCCAGATGGCTAACAACTTCATCAACTTCCTGATCTCCAAAGACACCCAGGACGCCATTGGCAGTTTCGGAGTTGATAAGTACGGCAAGGCCCTCTTCATCCCGATGAGCGTTGAAGTTCCCACGGCAACTGCCGGCTGGGTTGGTGACTATAGTACGCCGGCAACCGCTGTTGCCCCGGCAGCAACCGCTGCCCCGGCAGCCGCTGCAACAACAGCATAATCTCTCACATCCCTTTTTCTCGTTTATCGGGGCCCTGGAATAATGACCGGCAACCCTGTTCGATCTCCTACCGGGAATGTATCCGGTTCATGCCCGGAGCGTTTCATTTACCATGATGAAGAGAATACACAGATTATCGGATGGCGACCGGGCCGGTCCGGGTAAGAGGATCAGGGAGCGTGCGTGCATGGCGGGTGTGCCGGAATGAGCGACATTACAAACGGGATTATCCAGGCCATCGATCTTATCGTTACGCTCAACCCGGAGGTCATGCAGATCGCTGCCCTCTCGCTGTACATCTCTCTTACTGCCACGACTCTCGCTGCGATCGTTGCCATTCCTGCCGGCGCGCTCATCTACTTCAACACCTTCTACGGCAAGCGTGCCGTCATCATTCTCATCCAGACCCTCTACTCCGTTCCGACCGTTGTCGTCGGCCTCATCCTCTATCTTCTCATCTCCCGGAGCGGACCGTTCGGTTTCCTTGGCCTCCTCTTCACCTCGCAGGGCATGATCCTCGGACAGATGGTCCTCATCATCCCGATCATGATGGGGCTTGTTATCTCGGCACTGAGCGGGATCGACCGGGGCATCAGCGATACGCTGATCTCCCTTGGGGCTACCCAGTTCCAGAAGATAATCGAGATTGTCAAGGAGGCACGGTTTGCCATCCTGAGCGCGGTCGTGCTCGGGTTCGGGCGGGCAATCGCCGAGGTCGGGGTTGCCATGATGATCGGGGGGAACATCCGCGACCATACGCGGGTACTCACAACAGCCATCACGCTCGAAACGGGGATGGGAAAATTCGGTTTTTCCATTGCGCTTGGGATCATCCTCCTGGTGATTGCCCTGATCGTTGTTGTCATCCTGAACCTGATAACATCGGCTCTGTCGTCTGACTTGCAGCAGATTGCCGGAGGAGGTCCGCACGGATGATCCGGATTGAAAAGCTCACCCGGGCGTTCGGAGCAAAAGAAGCGCTGCGGGACGTGACTCTCGAGATCCGCAGGGGCGAGATCTTCACCCTGATAGGCCCAAGCGGCAGCGGCAAGAGCACCCTTATCCGGCTTATCGATCTCCTCGATTCCCCGAGTTCCGGGAAGATATTCTTCGATGGTACCGATACCGCAGGTCCCAAAAAGGACCGGCTTGTCATCCGGCGGAGGATGAGTATGGTATTCCAGAAACCCGCCGTCCTGAATACCTCTGTTGCCGAGAATGTTGCCTTTGGCCTGAAGTTCCGTGGAGTGCCTGCAACGGAGGCAGAGAAGAAAGTGAAGTTTGCCCTCCACCTTGTCGGGCTCTCGGACTTGTATTCACGAAGGGCGATCACCCTCTCCGGGGGTGAGATGCAGCGGGTTGCCCTTGCCCGTGCAATGGTCACCGAACCGGAGGTCCTCCTCCTCGATGAACCGACCGCAAACCTCGACCCTGTTTCGTCGGAGATGATCGAGGACCTGATCGTCAGGATCAACAAACGCTTCGGCACCACGATAGTTATGTCCACCCACGACATGCTCCAGGGGCAGCGGCTTGCAGACCGTATCGGTGTGATCATGGACGGCAGCCTGGTACAGGTGGGGAGTGCACCGGAGATCTTCTACCAGCCAAAAGGCAGGCAGATTGCCCGCTTTGTCGGGATCGATGCGATTACCGGAGGACGGGTGATTGAAAACACCGGGGGACATGCCCTCATTCGCGTCGGGGAGACCTGTTTTGAGGCGCTGACGGATATCCCGAAGGGAAAGCGGGTCTCGCTCTGCATCCGCCCGGAGGACGTTACCCTGACACCGTCTGACTCGGTCTCAGAAAAGACCAGTATGCGGAACCGGATTGTCGGTCGGATCCAGAAGATTCTCCCGTCCGGCCCGTTCGTCCGGATCGCTGTGGACTGCGGTTTTCCTCTCGTTGCACTGATCACCCGCAGGTCGTGCACCGATCTCGGGCTCTCGCTAGGGTCCATGGTCATTGCCGGTGTCAAGGCAACCGCGATCCATGTCCTGCAGGAAGACGGGGATAGAAATGCTGCTGGATAATTATTCTGGCATTCCACATTTCCGGAAATTCCGACAGGCCGACTAATTGTGGCAGAAGGGCTTGCTGGTCTTATTAGAATAATTCCCGGTTTATCCAGCGCTTCTGCGGTAATGGAAAATTCTTCGCTTTCCGTGGCGCAGAGGGAAAACTGCAGGCTTCAAGCACTTTTGATTCATCGATGTGCTCCCCTATATCACGACGGTATGCTAGCGTAGAGAGTGAGAGAACGGAGAGGGGCAGGTGAATACCATACTTGTTGTCTATGTCCAGGTAGCGGGAATTGATTCGCACGTGGCAACTACAGATGTGTTGTACATAGAGGCGGCAGCTGGAGCGGTCCACTATAATACCCATGGCAGCAAGATATGCCGGAACCCGGTTGACCGACATCGTCATTGAGAATGCAACGCAGAGATCGATAATAGCGGAACCCATTCGGGTATTGGGATAGAACGGTTCATCTGCATAACAGAGTTTGTCACAGCTCTTGCAATAAAACCGTTTAACAGAGACATACATTGTTCTCTGCTCATTATTGATCAACAAGTGCGCGTACTGTTTTCTTTTCGTATCATAACCAGCAAGAGGGCCACCACATGCGGGACATACGGAATGTCCGGTAAATGTAACACCATCAACTATGGAAATCGCACTCTGGACGATAGCAGCCACAATCGGGAGAATTTTGGGAGGTTTCATGACGTGCGCGCTCCCCCAAATAAAACAATTTTCGGATAAATGTGGGTCAATTGATTTAGTGCGATAATTGGTACAAGCATTTTACCCAGCATATCCTGAAATACTCTTTGACCCACCATTATTAATCATTTTTTGTGGTTTTTTCAATATGCTTAAATATCGTTCCCATCTGAGTTTTTTTTGTTAAAAGGTGTGTCATACATGGAATTCAAGTACGTTCCGACCACGTGCCCCTATTGCGGCACAGGTTGCGGATTCAACCTTGTTGTCAAGGACAAGAAGGTTGTCGGCGTCCAGCCGTGGCAACGCAACCCGGTGAACGAAGGCAAGCTCTGCCCCAAGGGCAACTATGCCTGGGAGTTCATCAACAGCCCTGACCGGTTAACAAAGCCCCTCATCAAGAAGGATGGCAAGTTTGTTGAAGCCAGCTGGGACGAGGCCTACAAGCTCATCGCCCAGAAGTTCAAGTCCTACAAGGGCGAAGAGATGGCCTGCCTTGCATCCGCCCGTGTCTCCAATGAAGAGAACTACCTGATGCAGAAGTTTGCCCGTGCTGTTCTAAAGACTCCCAACATCGACCACTGCGCCCGGCTCTGCCATGCGTCCACGGTCGTTGGTCTTGCCGGTGCATTCGGGTCCGGTGCCATGACCCAGTCCATTGCGGATATTGCCGAGTCGAAGTGTCTCCTTGTTATCGGTACGAACACCTTCGAGCAGCACCCGCTGATCGGGCGCCGTATCATGCAGGCAAAGATGAACGGTGCAAAGATCATCTACGCCGACCCCCGTCTCACCCCGACCGGGAAGATCGCTGACCTGCACCTGCAGTTCTACTCGGGTACCGATGTTGCACTGCTGAACTGCTTCATGCAGCTGATCCTCAAGAACGGCTGGGAGAACAAGGACTTCATCAAGAACCGGACCAAGGACTTCGAGAAGGTCAAGGAAGTCGTGATGAAGGATACCTACAGCCCCGAGAACGTCTCGAAGATCACGGGCGTTCCTGCGGAAGACATTATCAAGGCTGCCGAATGGTTCGGCAAGTCGGGACAGTCTGCGGTACTCTACTCGATGGGTATCACCCAGCACACGACCGGTGTTGACAATGTCAAGTCGGTTGCAAACCTCCAGATGCTGACCGGCAACCTCGGCAGACCCGGCACGGGCATCTGCGCACTGCGTGGCCAGAACAATGTCCAGGGCGCCTGCGACATGGGAGCCCTTGCAAATGTATACTCCGGCTACCAGTCCGTTCTCGTTCCCGAGATGAAGAAGAAGATGGAAGACGCCTGGGGCTGCCAGATTGCCGAGGGCAAAGTTGGCCTGACAGTCACCACGCTGATCAACACTCTCGCTGACGAGCCCGGGAAAGTCAAGTGCGTGTACATCATGGGTGAGAACCCGATGCTGTCTGACCCTGACCTCCACCACGTGGAGAAGGGCTTAAAGAACGCAGAGTTCATTGTCGTGCAGGATATCTTCCTGACCGAGACCGCCCAGCTCGCCGATGTTGTCCTTCCGGCAACCTGCTTTGCCGAGAAAGACGGCACCCAGACCTCGACCGAACGCCGTGTCCAGAAGTGGAGGAAGGCCCAGGACCCGCCCGGCGAGGCACGTGCTGACTGGAAGATCATCTGTGAACTCGGAGCGGCAATGGGATACGAGAAGCAGTTCCCCTACAAGAGCGCCGAGGAGATCTTCAACGAGATCGCCAGGGTCACCCCGTCCTATGGTGGAATGACCTATGCCCGGCTCGAGAAGCCCGAGGCACTCCACTGGCCCTGCCCGACTGCTGAACACCCGGGCACCCCGATCCTGCACAAGGAGAAGTTCTCCCACCCGGACGGTCTTGGAATCTTCACCCCGATCGAGTGGAAAGCCCAGGCCGAAGTCCCGGACAAGGAGTACCCGTTCCTCCTCACCACCGGCCGCTGCATCTGGCACTGGCATACCGGCAGCATGACCCGCCGCTCCCCGAGCCTGGAGCGCGAGGAGCCGACCGGATGGGTCGAGATCAACCCTGAAGACGCAAAGGCACTGGGGATTGCAGACAAGGAGATGCTCAAGGTATCCTCCCGCCGTGGCGATATCAAGATCGGTGCCCGTGTAACGAAGACGATCAAGAAGGGCGTCGTGTTCATCCCGTTCCACTTCA includes these proteins:
- a CDS encoding 4Fe-4S binding protein — its product is MPRRLRPPVNQDLFTRGGIITEIDPDFCIVRLRMPAGMITPERMKGLGEIAKKYGIENIHLTTRQTVELPHVDPSKLEPLLDDLAANGTPLGAEREEVVNVTSCLGTRHCKFGIIDSVGLAEEIDKKFFGKELPIKVRIAISSCPNGCESERLNEIGITGIQRPIRDPGLCTGCGTCTHYCREKAIEVQDGVIVLHAGKCMECGFCIKPCPFHIIQGSPPEYRITVGGHRGRHPKIGRHLIDVKTPEEVIRVVDKVIYWIYRQASTGSLLPEQLDELEFDEFKKTIVKMIEG
- a CDS encoding KTSC domain-containing protein, which produces MNMVWDRHVSNGIRELGYDVKTHTMAVVFPGGVTKYHAPVPYPVYAAIFHATFPERLYRQTVEAQIPTVNAS
- a CDS encoding rubredoxin; this translates as MDKYVCMMCGHIYDPAVGETKAFNNTILVNTDRMELYEGKVMAATPIPAGTAFADLPADWKCPSCGHPKSYYRRMEPDTLRAMRTISY
- a CDS encoding substrate-binding domain-containing protein, whose translation is MKKSVYIGSIAVIIAVLFVSALIAGCTSTPSKTAAAPTTAAPAAATTAAPAAPVTTESGKETLVIATTTSLYDTGLLDYLQPMFEKQYNVKLKITSQGTGKAIELAKKGDADVLLVHSPSQELAFMKDGYGLNRRSFASNSFIIVGPESDPAGIKDMTPEKAFTTLLVKGTNKTAGVSFVSRGDNSGTHSAEKTVWSKAGYNYTTQVQKSGDWYVEAGKGMGETLQMASEKGAYALTDEGTYLAYKKDLKMTPLVTKGASLLNIYSVMAVYNDKQPVEKIQMANNFINFLISKDTQDAIGSFGVDKYGKALFIPMSVEVPTATAGWVGDYSTPATAVAPAATAAPAAAATTA
- a CDS encoding ABC transporter permease: MSDITNGIIQAIDLIVTLNPEVMQIAALSLYISLTATTLAAIVAIPAGALIYFNTFYGKRAVIILIQTLYSVPTVVVGLILYLLISRSGPFGFLGLLFTSQGMILGQMVLIIPIMMGLVISALSGIDRGISDTLISLGATQFQKIIEIVKEARFAILSAVVLGFGRAIAEVGVAMMIGGNIRDHTRVLTTAITLETGMGKFGFSIALGIILLVIALIVVVILNLITSALSSDLQQIAGGGPHG
- a CDS encoding ABC transporter ATP-binding protein → MIRIEKLTRAFGAKEALRDVTLEIRRGEIFTLIGPSGSGKSTLIRLIDLLDSPSSGKIFFDGTDTAGPKKDRLVIRRRMSMVFQKPAVLNTSVAENVAFGLKFRGVPATEAEKKVKFALHLVGLSDLYSRRAITLSGGEMQRVALARAMVTEPEVLLLDEPTANLDPVSSEMIEDLIVRINKRFGTTIVMSTHDMLQGQRLADRIGVIMDGSLVQVGSAPEIFYQPKGRQIARFVGIDAITGGRVIENTGGHALIRVGETCFEALTDIPKGKRVSLCIRPEDVTLTPSDSVSEKTSMRNRIVGRIQKILPSGPFVRIAVDCGFPLVALITRRSCTDLGLSLGSMVIAGVKATAIHVLQEDGDRNAAG
- the fdhF gene encoding formate dehydrogenase subunit alpha; translated protein: MEFKYVPTTCPYCGTGCGFNLVVKDKKVVGVQPWQRNPVNEGKLCPKGNYAWEFINSPDRLTKPLIKKDGKFVEASWDEAYKLIAQKFKSYKGEEMACLASARVSNEENYLMQKFARAVLKTPNIDHCARLCHASTVVGLAGAFGSGAMTQSIADIAESKCLLVIGTNTFEQHPLIGRRIMQAKMNGAKIIYADPRLTPTGKIADLHLQFYSGTDVALLNCFMQLILKNGWENKDFIKNRTKDFEKVKEVVMKDTYSPENVSKITGVPAEDIIKAAEWFGKSGQSAVLYSMGITQHTTGVDNVKSVANLQMLTGNLGRPGTGICALRGQNNVQGACDMGALANVYSGYQSVLVPEMKKKMEDAWGCQIAEGKVGLTVTTLINTLADEPGKVKCVYIMGENPMLSDPDLHHVEKGLKNAEFIVVQDIFLTETAQLADVVLPATCFAEKDGTQTSTERRVQKWRKAQDPPGEARADWKIICELGAAMGYEKQFPYKSAEEIFNEIARVTPSYGGMTYARLEKPEALHWPCPTAEHPGTPILHKEKFSHPDGLGIFTPIEWKAQAEVPDKEYPFLLTTGRCIWHWHTGSMTRRSPSLEREEPTGWVEINPEDAKALGIADKEMLKVSSRRGDIKIGARVTKTIKKGVVFIPFHFIECAANILTINALDPVAKIPEFKACACKIEKIKEA